The Virgibacillus dokdonensis genome includes a window with the following:
- a CDS encoding YhdT family protein, protein MKFLKKQHEKIANREAWIGVGLVIFNFTWWFAFAYGLGKKEPDQYTYILGFPAWFFYSCILGFIVMAVLVTVIVKKYFVAIPFDEEMEEE, encoded by the coding sequence GTGAAGTTTTTGAAGAAGCAGCATGAAAAAATCGCCAATCGAGAAGCATGGATAGGCGTAGGTTTGGTTATTTTTAATTTTACATGGTGGTTCGCTTTCGCTTATGGCTTGGGTAAGAAAGAACCTGATCAATATACATATATTCTCGGCTTCCCTGCATGGTTCTTCTATAGCTGTATCCTTGGATTTATTGTTATGGCTGTGCTTGTAACAGTCATTGTAAAGAAATATTTCGTAGCCATTCCATTTGATGAGGAGATGGAA
- a CDS encoding MFS transporter: MNEQLNHNQSAQKHGKNVLLILTLAFSVLLSGVTVDMVTPVLGLIGNDLGASEAQTSWIVGGVALVLAIAIPFYGRIADFVEARKLFTIGVLILTLGNLIAALATELNMLVIGRMIQGAGMASVSVVSIIVISRVYPPGQRGIVLGIVAGSIGIGTAGGPIFGGLVGQWLGWKALFWITFTLGILIAISAQISMQKIYPLESEKNKTFDVIGGISLGLMIGFFLLGITLSENQGLTSYLTMVCLGVSFVALVILTIRIRTASNPFIPPILLKNRAYVRSVLIIFLSMFAYFPILVFIPLLVVEVNGFSPGEAGMLLLPGGAAVAILSPIIGRLSDRIKHEFLLIAGLLCMGGSTFFLSTFSGGSPITLSMGVLGSGIAYALINSPANNFAVSTLNKEQVGVGMGLFQGALFLGTGVGSALMGTFLALRRKGENAINPIYDSHVPHYSDVFFALTVITMIALVSTFRISKKIG; this comes from the coding sequence ATGAATGAACAATTGAATCATAATCAAAGCGCGCAAAAACACGGAAAAAATGTTTTGTTAATCCTGACTTTAGCATTCTCTGTGTTATTATCTGGAGTTACTGTCGATATGGTTACGCCTGTATTAGGTTTGATTGGCAATGACTTAGGGGCATCTGAAGCTCAAACGAGTTGGATAGTTGGTGGTGTTGCACTTGTTTTGGCAATAGCCATTCCTTTTTATGGACGTATTGCCGATTTTGTAGAGGCAAGAAAGTTGTTTACTATTGGTGTTTTAATTTTAACATTAGGTAATCTTATTGCTGCTCTTGCGACGGAGCTAAACATGTTAGTAATTGGAAGAATGATTCAAGGTGCTGGAATGGCTTCTGTGTCCGTTGTTTCTATTATCGTTATTTCTAGAGTGTACCCACCAGGTCAACGTGGTATCGTTTTAGGAATTGTTGCTGGCAGCATTGGCATCGGAACTGCCGGTGGTCCGATTTTTGGAGGACTCGTCGGACAATGGCTAGGTTGGAAAGCTTTATTTTGGATAACATTTACTTTAGGGATACTTATTGCAATAAGTGCACAAATTTCCATGCAAAAAATCTATCCTTTAGAGAGTGAAAAAAACAAAACATTTGATGTCATAGGTGGTATTTCTCTAGGTCTAATGATAGGTTTCTTTTTGCTAGGGATTACTTTATCTGAAAATCAAGGTTTAACTTCCTATTTAACCATGGTATGTTTAGGTGTATCGTTCGTCGCTTTAGTTATTTTAACCATACGAATAAGGACTGCTAGTAATCCATTTATTCCACCAATCTTGTTAAAAAATCGTGCGTATGTTCGTTCTGTGCTCATCATTTTTTTATCCATGTTTGCTTATTTTCCTATTCTTGTATTTATTCCCCTGTTAGTTGTGGAAGTAAATGGATTTTCACCCGGTGAGGCTGGAATGCTCCTGTTACCAGGAGGAGCAGCTGTTGCCATTTTATCACCAATTATAGGAAGATTATCTGACCGTATAAAACATGAATTTCTCTTAATAGCTGGTCTGCTATGTATGGGTGGCTCTACGTTCTTTCTCTCCACTTTTTCAGGAGGGTCTCCTATCACGTTATCGATGGGCGTGCTAGGAAGTGGGATTGCTTATGCGCTTATAAATTCTCCTGCGAATAACTTTGCCGTATCTACATTGAACAAGGAACAGGTAGGAGTAGGAATGGGATTATTCCAAGGCGCTTTATTCTTAGGTACAGGTGTAGGTTCAGCGTTGATGGGTACTTTCTTAGCCTTACGTCGTAAAGGGGAGAATGCCATTAATCCTATTTATGATTCACATGTGCCTCATTATTCTGATGTTTTTTTTGCACTAACTGTTATTACAATGATTGCGCTTGTTAGTACGTTTCGTATATCGAAGAAAATAGGATAA
- a CDS encoding DUF4870 domain-containing protein, translating into MKSEHILSSLCYFSVFFAPFIFPIVVYFLSDKGIKNHAKSALFIHLIPAITVIGAFIALLISNLNENVTTLAIATVVVINAYYFILNLVKGVKVLQGSSRV; encoded by the coding sequence ATGAAATCCGAACATATCTTATCTTCACTTTGTTATTTTAGCGTATTTTTTGCTCCGTTTATTTTTCCCATTGTTGTTTATTTCTTATCAGATAAAGGTATTAAAAACCATGCTAAAAGTGCTTTATTTATACATTTAATTCCTGCGATAACGGTTATTGGAGCATTCATTGCTCTTTTGATAAGTAACTTAAATGAAAATGTGACAACCTTAGCGATAGCAACAGTAGTGGTTATAAATGCATATTATTTTATTCTCAATTTAGTTAAAGGGGTTAAAGTTTTGCAAGGAAGTTCTAGAGTTTAG
- a CDS encoding ferritin: MVKEEVQQLLNQLIQIEHISTTLYLAMSAYLDRKNYTGMARWLRLQSEEERTHMLTLIDYLTGKDGIVKLSDVPQQPSDFGTPLETFESVLEHEQYVTNAYRQAYDYITQVDPQTTVIVLEFLREQIDEEAQALTIVERLKLANNNPSALLLMDQELGQRQNAGGTA; this comes from the coding sequence ATGGTAAAAGAAGAAGTTCAGCAACTATTGAATCAACTCATTCAGATTGAGCATATATCAACAACTTTGTATTTAGCTATGTCAGCCTATTTAGATCGTAAAAATTACACTGGTATGGCAAGGTGGTTACGGTTGCAATCGGAAGAAGAGAGAACACATATGCTAACTTTAATTGATTATTTAACTGGAAAAGACGGCATTGTTAAGCTAAGTGATGTTCCTCAACAACCAAGTGATTTCGGAACGCCACTTGAAACTTTTGAAAGCGTTCTTGAACATGAGCAATATGTAACAAACGCTTATCGACAGGCTTATGATTATATAACACAAGTGGATCCACAAACAACTGTTATCGTTCTAGAGTTTTTAAGGGAACAAATTGATGAAGAAGCGCAAGCATTAACGATTGTAGAACGATTGAAATTGGCAAACAATAATCCATCAGCATTATTACTTATGGATCAAGAATTAGGTCAAAGACAAAATGCAGGAGGTACTGCATAA
- a CDS encoding peptide MFS transporter has translation MSAHSKEEIVNSVPQTGFFGHPKGLFTLFFTEFWERFSYYGMRALLLYYMYTEIASGGLGIADDTAKSIMAIYGSLVYMSGIIGGWIADRLLGTQQTVFYGGVLIMVGHIVLALPAGVTGLFLSMFLIIMGTGLLKPNVSSVVGDLYRLSDVRRDSAFSIFYMGINMGALIAPLIVGTLGQEYNFHLGFGVAAIGMLLGLIVFVITKKKYLGLAGTYVPNPLAKDEKKKVFGQMTIGVIFIIILGFVTISTGILTINRFTYLVSILGILIPTIYFIVMYRSPKTNEDEKSRLLAYIPLFIAAIMFWAIQEQGSIILAEYADKRTQLEFLGIELHSSWFQSLNPLFIVVLAPVFAGLWIKMGERQPSTSKKFSLGLFFAGLSFLVMIIPAAINGTETLVNPIWLVLSFLLVVIGELCLSPVGLSATTKLAPVAFSAQTMSLWFLSNASAQAINAQIVKLYQPATEIIYFGVIGGAAILLGVILLLMSPKIQQFMRGIR, from the coding sequence ATGTCAGCACATAGTAAAGAAGAAATTGTAAATAGTGTCCCCCAGACGGGGTTTTTTGGTCATCCAAAAGGTTTGTTTACACTTTTCTTCACCGAATTTTGGGAACGTTTTTCCTATTATGGAATGCGCGCGCTGTTACTTTATTACATGTATACCGAGATTGCAAGTGGTGGATTAGGTATCGCTGATGATACTGCTAAATCCATTATGGCAATTTACGGATCACTTGTGTATATGTCAGGAATTATCGGAGGATGGATTGCTGATAGGCTACTAGGAACACAGCAAACGGTGTTTTATGGTGGCGTATTAATTATGGTTGGTCACATTGTATTAGCGTTACCTGCTGGGGTAACAGGATTATTTTTATCTATGTTTTTAATTATTATGGGTACAGGCTTGTTGAAGCCGAACGTCTCTAGTGTAGTTGGTGATCTTTACCGCTTATCGGATGTAAGACGCGACTCAGCATTTAGTATTTTTTATATGGGTATAAATATGGGGGCGTTAATTGCACCTTTAATTGTTGGTACATTAGGCCAAGAATACAATTTTCATTTAGGCTTCGGTGTAGCAGCAATAGGTATGTTATTAGGTCTCATTGTTTTTGTAATTACAAAAAAGAAATACCTCGGTTTAGCCGGAACGTATGTACCTAATCCACTCGCTAAAGATGAAAAGAAAAAAGTGTTTGGACAAATGACTATTGGAGTTATCTTTATTATTATATTAGGTTTTGTTACTATATCGACAGGCATATTAACAATTAACCGATTTACTTACCTTGTAAGCATACTCGGAATTCTTATTCCTACCATATACTTTATTGTCATGTATCGTAGCCCTAAAACAAATGAAGATGAAAAATCACGTCTGCTTGCTTATATTCCTTTATTCATTGCCGCGATCATGTTTTGGGCAATACAGGAGCAAGGATCTATCATTCTAGCAGAATATGCAGACAAACGGACACAATTGGAATTTCTAGGTATAGAGCTACACTCATCGTGGTTTCAATCGTTAAACCCATTATTTATTGTTGTTTTGGCGCCTGTATTTGCGGGATTATGGATTAAGATGGGCGAACGACAGCCATCCACTTCTAAAAAGTTTTCTCTCGGTCTGTTTTTTGCTGGGCTATCTTTCTTAGTCATGATTATTCCAGCAGCTATTAATGGAACGGAAACGTTAGTGAATCCCATCTGGCTAGTGCTTAGCTTTTTACTCGTTGTTATTGGTGAACTATGTTTATCGCCTGTCGGTTTATCGGCAACTACCAAGCTTGCACCAGTTGCATTTTCAGCCCAAACAATGAGTCTGTGGTTTTTATCAAACGCTTCTGCTCAAGCAATTAATGCGCAAATTGTGAAACTTTATCAGCCAGCTACAGAAATTATTTATTTTGGTGTTATTGGCGGGGCTGCAATTTTGTTAGGAGTAATTTTACTTTTAATGTCACCAAAAATTCAACAGTTTATGAGAGGGATTCGTTAA